The Magnetococcus marinus MC-1 genome contains the following window.
GTTTACCCGCTATTTGGGGGCATCACATGCGGGCTCCTTTCACACACAACCTGCGTTCTGCCGTCACGCCGCACCCTTGCCAGAGTGATGCCACAGCCACCCCATGGGCTTTACCCGCCACCCACCAACGGCCCCTACCCTGCCCACACCGACCATGCCAGACAAACCAGATGGGCAAGAACACGAGGGGATCCAGCAGCGTCGGGAATGAGGGGCATTCTACGTTGGTTTATTCCCGCGCCGGACCCATTCTGCTAATCTGTTGGCATGAGACTTTCTAAATCCCAGGCGTTGCAAGGGGTGGTGTTTGCCCTGGTTGCCTCGGCCTTTACCAATATTTATCTTACCCAACCGGTTCTACCTGTTTTACAGCAGGAGTTTGGCATCTCTGCGGCATACGCTTCATGGAGCATCTCTGCGGTTATTTTGGGCATAACCCTGGCGAATATTCCCTTTGGCCTGCTGGCGGATCATTGGCCCATTCGTCCGATTCTTTTCACAGGGGGGCTCTTAATCGCGTTGGGAGGGCTGCTGACCGCCTGGGTCGATAGCTTTACTTGGCATGTGATGGGTCGTTTTTTACAGGGTCTTTTTATACCCGCTCTCACCACCTGTCTGGTGGCCTATCTGGCCCGGGTGCTCCCTGCGGAACGTCGCCATGTGGTCATGGGTAGCTATGTAGCGGCCACGGTGCTGGGGGGCTTGGGCGGTCGTCTGTTGGGGGGCTGGTTGCATCCGCCCCTGCATTGGCGGTATGCCTTGGTGAGTGCCGCGCTGCTTACGTTGGTAGCCATTGGCGTTGCGATGCGGCTGTTACCCAAAGAGCCCAGACCGCCCGCTCAGCCGTTACACAGCCGAGTGGGCTTTATCACTTTACTGACCCAGTGGCCCACGCTACGCCTTTTTTTAAGCGGCATGGGGGGCTTTTTTGTCTTTTCCTCCCTCTTTAACTATCTGCCGTTTCGACTGGCCGCAGCCCCGTTTTTTCTCTCGACCAACGCCATAACGGCAATCTATCTTGTTTATATTATTGGGATATTCATGGGTCCTGCGGCAGGCCAGCTCAGTAACCGGTGGGGCAGCGGACAGACATTAATGGGGGGGGCCGTGGTGACGCTGCTGGCGGTGGTGCTCTCGGGCACGCCCTGGTTGGTTGGCATTATTGCCGCCATGCTGCTGCTGTGCGCAGGTTTTTTCACCCTACACACCGCCTCGGTTGGTGCCCTTAACCATCGCATGACAGCGGGCCATGGGCGGGCCAATGCGCTCTATGTGCTGTTTTACTATCTGGGTGGCTGGATGGGCGTTACCCTCTCTGGCCTTGCCTTCGAGGCGTGGCGTTGGTTTGGAGTGATGGGCCTCTGTGTTGGCATGCTGGCCCTGCCCTTTATGGCAGGTTGGATGGAAAAACGGAGCGTCGCGCAACAAGCTATGCACGCACGCCCCCTCCCTTAACAACACCCCCTGCCCTTTACCAACGACCCAACCTGAACACGCGCCAGCCCTATCCC
Protein-coding sequences here:
- a CDS encoding MFS transporter, whose product is MRLSKSQALQGVVFALVASAFTNIYLTQPVLPVLQQEFGISAAYASWSISAVILGITLANIPFGLLADHWPIRPILFTGGLLIALGGLLTAWVDSFTWHVMGRFLQGLFIPALTTCLVAYLARVLPAERRHVVMGSYVAATVLGGLGGRLLGGWLHPPLHWRYALVSAALLTLVAIGVAMRLLPKEPRPPAQPLHSRVGFITLLTQWPTLRLFLSGMGGFFVFSSLFNYLPFRLAAAPFFLSTNAITAIYLVYIIGIFMGPAAGQLSNRWGSGQTLMGGAVVTLLAVVLSGTPWLVGIIAAMLLLCAGFFTLHTASVGALNHRMTAGHGRANALYVLFYYLGGWMGVTLSGLAFEAWRWFGVMGLCVGMLALPFMAGWMEKRSVAQQAMHARPLP